The following are from one region of the Stigmatella ashevillena genome:
- a CDS encoding M4 family metallopeptidase, producing MTYAACGTAEQMEGDVTASTAKDTGEDIQAALSALTNVTVLASHDDSTPAFIQGRFGQASRSLSGLRSQDAHESVLEVLRNVAPVFRLSPEELYLKRVSTDDRGHQFLRYGQTLNGREVLGAELILFLDRDGSAYAVNSSARGGQRTLLATQPGIAPEAAAVSAAAATDALRKEARSTGRTVYVRGEDGNLVLAHEIQVTGVRADGLPVDDRLYVNAQNRQIALRDSRIHTALNRAVYSANNGSSLPGTLKRQEGGAATNDAHVDLNYEQLGKTYDCYKTNFNRDSYNGAGAQLKSTVHYSSGYVNAYWDGTQMVYGDGDGTTSIELGKDLDVTVHELTHAVTENESDLVYSNESGALNEGMSDIFAAYCESWTTNWATGTDVWLIGEDIWTPGTANDALRYMNNPTKDGSSRDYYPERYTGSSDNGGVHWNSGIANLAFYLLSVGGNHPRAKTTVTVTGIGVQKAGKIFYEANANCMTSSSNFAAAKTCTEQKADAFYPADKASVTAAWTAVGVGVTVAPGTLTNGTPVTGLSDATNGVKTYKLTVPAGQTSLKFVTTGGSGDLDLYVKLGSAGDASSNNCKSEGTSSAETCTITNPAAGDWYVTLLAYASYSGVTLTGTYSGSTGGGNVLTNGAASTAFSGAKSSWTCWTLAVPSGKTTVTFNQAGGTGDADLFVQVGAQPTSSSYKCKSAATNNTETCSVTNPAAGTYYVCSYGYAAYTNTTLKGTY from the coding sequence TTGACCTACGCCGCTTGTGGCACCGCTGAGCAGATGGAAGGCGATGTCACCGCCTCCACAGCGAAGGACACGGGCGAGGACATCCAGGCCGCGCTGAGCGCGCTGACCAACGTGACCGTGCTCGCCTCCCACGACGACAGCACGCCTGCCTTCATCCAGGGCCGCTTCGGTCAGGCCTCGCGCTCCCTCTCGGGGCTCCGGTCCCAGGATGCCCACGAGAGCGTCCTGGAGGTGCTGCGCAACGTCGCCCCCGTGTTCCGCCTGAGCCCTGAGGAGCTCTACCTCAAGCGCGTCTCCACGGATGATCGGGGCCACCAGTTCCTGCGCTATGGCCAGACCCTGAATGGCCGCGAAGTGCTGGGCGCCGAGCTCATCCTCTTCCTGGACCGTGACGGCAGCGCATATGCCGTCAACAGCTCGGCGCGCGGAGGCCAGCGGACGCTGCTGGCCACCCAGCCGGGCATCGCCCCCGAGGCCGCGGCGGTCTCCGCGGCGGCTGCGACGGACGCCTTGCGCAAGGAGGCTCGCAGCACCGGGCGCACCGTCTATGTGCGCGGCGAGGACGGAAACCTCGTGCTGGCCCATGAAATCCAGGTCACGGGTGTTCGGGCCGACGGCCTGCCCGTGGACGACCGGCTCTACGTGAACGCCCAGAATAGGCAGATCGCCCTGCGCGATTCGCGCATCCACACCGCGCTCAACCGCGCCGTGTACAGCGCCAACAACGGCTCCAGTCTGCCGGGCACGCTCAAGCGCCAGGAAGGCGGCGCGGCCACCAACGATGCCCACGTGGACCTCAACTACGAGCAGCTGGGAAAAACCTACGACTGCTATAAGACGAACTTCAACCGCGACTCGTACAACGGCGCGGGCGCGCAGCTGAAGAGCACCGTTCACTACTCAAGCGGCTACGTCAACGCGTACTGGGACGGCACCCAGATGGTGTACGGCGACGGCGACGGCACCACGTCCATCGAGCTGGGCAAGGACCTGGACGTCACCGTGCACGAGCTCACCCACGCAGTGACCGAGAACGAGTCGGACCTCGTCTACTCCAATGAGTCGGGCGCGCTGAACGAGGGCATGAGCGACATCTTCGCGGCCTACTGCGAGAGCTGGACGACCAACTGGGCCACTGGCACGGACGTGTGGCTGATCGGCGAGGACATCTGGACGCCGGGCACCGCGAACGACGCGCTGCGGTACATGAACAACCCGACGAAGGACGGCTCCTCGCGGGACTACTACCCCGAGCGCTACACGGGCTCGTCGGACAACGGCGGGGTGCACTGGAACTCGGGTATCGCCAACCTGGCGTTCTACCTGCTGTCCGTTGGCGGAAACCACCCGCGCGCCAAGACGACCGTCACCGTGACGGGCATCGGCGTGCAGAAGGCCGGAAAGATCTTCTACGAGGCCAATGCCAACTGCATGACCTCCTCGTCCAACTTCGCCGCGGCCAAGACCTGCACCGAGCAGAAGGCCGATGCGTTCTACCCCGCTGACAAGGCGTCGGTGACGGCGGCCTGGACGGCCGTCGGTGTGGGCGTCACGGTGGCCCCGGGCACGCTCACCAACGGAACCCCCGTCACGGGTCTCTCCGACGCGACGAACGGGGTCAAGACCTACAAGCTGACGGTGCCCGCGGGGCAGACGAGCCTGAAGTTCGTGACCACCGGCGGCTCGGGCGACCTGGATCTGTACGTGAAGCTCGGCTCGGCGGGCGATGCCTCCAGCAACAACTGCAAGTCGGAGGGAACCTCCTCCGCGGAGACGTGCACCATCACCAACCCGGCGGCGGGCGATTGGTACGTGACGCTGCTGGCCTACGCCTCCTACTCGGGGGTGACGCTGACGGGCACCTACAGCGGGAGCACCGGCGGCGGCAACGTGCTCACCAACGGGGCGGCTTCGACCGCCTTCAGTGGGGCCAAGTCCTCCTGGACCTGCTGGACGCTCGCCGTGCCGTCCGGCAAGACCACTGTGACCTTCAACCAGGCGGGTGGCACGGGTGATGCGGATCTGTTCGTTCAGGTGGGCGCGCAGCCGACGAGCAGCAGCTACAAGTGCAAGTCGGCGGCCACCAACAACACCGAAACATGCTCCGTCACCAACCCAGCGGCAGGCACCTATTATGTCTGCTCGTATGGCTACGCCGCCTACACCAACACCACGCTGAAGGGCACCTACTAG
- a CDS encoding metallophosphoesterase family protein, with the protein MKLYALSDLHLRYEHNQQALQSLAPHPDDWLIVAGDVGETREHLHFAWRTLTARFRQVIWVPGNHELWTVSREPGALRGDALYRQQVEDCRSFGVLTPEDPYPRWPGAGPHRVLVPLFLLYDYSFRPTYVAEKDAIQWAMDSDVLCTDEALLHPDPYPSRAAWCAARVEQTLARLEALPADCSTLLINHFPLRYEHVRLPRIPRFSIWCGTKKTEDWHRRFRAEVVVSGHLHMPATLWRDGVRFEEVSLGYPKQWTWRGDISRLLREILPGPPV; encoded by the coding sequence ATGAAACTCTACGCCCTCAGCGATCTCCACCTGCGCTACGAGCACAACCAGCAGGCGCTTCAGTCCCTCGCCCCTCATCCGGACGATTGGCTCATCGTCGCTGGGGACGTGGGAGAGACGCGGGAGCACCTCCACTTCGCCTGGCGGACCCTGACCGCGCGCTTCCGCCAGGTGATCTGGGTCCCGGGCAACCATGAGTTGTGGACGGTGTCACGGGAGCCCGGCGCGCTTCGCGGAGACGCCCTCTATCGGCAGCAGGTGGAGGACTGCCGCTCGTTCGGGGTGCTGACCCCGGAGGATCCCTATCCGCGTTGGCCGGGAGCGGGGCCCCACCGCGTCCTGGTGCCGCTCTTCCTGCTCTACGACTACTCGTTCCGGCCGACCTACGTCGCCGAGAAGGATGCCATTCAGTGGGCGATGGACTCCGATGTGCTCTGCACCGACGAGGCCCTCCTCCATCCGGATCCGTACCCCTCCCGCGCCGCCTGGTGCGCGGCCCGCGTGGAGCAGACGCTTGCCCGGCTGGAGGCGCTGCCGGCCGATTGCTCCACGCTCCTCATCAATCATTTTCCGCTGCGCTACGAGCACGTCCGCCTGCCGCGCATCCCGCGCTTCTCCATCTGGTGCGGCACGAAGAAGACGGAGGACTGGCACCGGCGCTTCCGGGCCGAAGTCGTGGTTTCTGGGCACCTCCACATGCCCGCGACGCTCTGGCGGGATGGGGTCCGCTTCGAGGAAGTCTCCCTGGGCTACCCCAAGCAGTGGACGTGGCGCGGAGACATCTCGCGATTGCTCCGGGAGATCCTGCCCGGCCCCCCCGTCTGA
- a CDS encoding phosphoenolpyruvate carboxylase, producing the protein MARIRPVDQPLRRDVRLLGRLLGEVLIEQHGQPLFELEEQVRHLAIQRRRGPKPGRRAAAAELAALLEKLPLDQAELVLRAFSVYFQLANLAEQHHRIRRTRGHATATEVTAQRGSLEAAFRTLKDAGVPAAKVREALKGMDVTLTLTAHPTQAARRTLLEKLYRIERLMEERDRCQLTPQETADNLESVREELTALWQSDELRRMRPTVGDEVKNALWYVEEVLADQLARLPELFAWAFDRAYGEPLGHIASPVRVHSWVGGDMDGNPLVTPEVLADTLRAHRARGLRMLLRDVEALGAALSQSDRRAPLPEALRLSLEKDGALLPEVAERQGPRTAGEPWRRKLRFMEARLQLALHHVEGRRVGHTEPMAAQAYRSPSAFLEDLELIERTLLEVKASRAGVRQVRRVMERVRSLGFHLAELEFRVPAEDVLSARASLKGGPAPTEGGARLLAILDRVREAQSESGEECCRTFIMSMASTAEDVLAAFECAKHAGLWDEARGCATVDIVPLFEQLGALDGGPEVLKTLFAEPAYRRHLDARGVQEVMVGYSDSGKEVGLLAASAALQRAQVSLARVAKEAGVPLRLFHGRGESVARGGGPAQQAILSLPAGSLAGGYKATEQGEALDHKYARPELARRSLELVLAGVLLHTMDAQPRPTEEDEAAFRQVFDALADKGRREYRALVWEDPRFIDFFTAATPVEEISALPIGSRPSKRKAGGLESLRAIPWVFAWTQNRAILPGWYGVGSALEEYASKPEGLALLKRMYREWPFFRTVIDNVTMVLAKSDIAIASRYATLAPASTRPLWRLIRAEHARTRRQVKRLTGEERLLDHNPRLQRSIALRNPYVDPMSFLQVELLRRKRAGDPDCDRPLLLTLNGIAAGLRNTG; encoded by the coding sequence ATGGCGCGCATTCGTCCTGTCGATCAACCCCTTCGCCGGGATGTCCGGCTCCTGGGGCGGCTGTTGGGTGAAGTCCTCATCGAGCAGCACGGGCAGCCGCTCTTCGAACTGGAGGAGCAGGTCCGTCACTTGGCCATCCAACGCCGCCGGGGTCCCAAACCCGGCCGCCGGGCCGCGGCGGCGGAGCTGGCCGCGCTCCTGGAAAAGCTTCCGCTCGATCAGGCGGAGTTGGTGCTGCGCGCCTTCTCCGTCTACTTCCAACTCGCCAACCTCGCCGAGCAGCACCACCGCATCCGCCGGACCCGGGGCCATGCGACGGCCACGGAAGTCACGGCCCAGCGCGGCTCGCTGGAGGCCGCCTTCCGGACGCTCAAGGACGCCGGTGTCCCCGCCGCGAAGGTCCGCGAGGCCCTGAAGGGCATGGACGTGACGCTGACGCTCACCGCGCACCCCACTCAGGCGGCGCGGCGCACCTTGCTGGAGAAGCTCTACCGCATCGAGCGGTTGATGGAAGAGCGGGATCGCTGCCAGCTCACGCCCCAGGAGACAGCCGACAACCTGGAGTCCGTCCGAGAGGAGCTCACCGCGCTCTGGCAATCGGATGAGCTGCGGCGCATGCGCCCCACCGTGGGCGACGAGGTGAAGAACGCGCTCTGGTACGTGGAGGAGGTGCTGGCCGACCAGCTCGCCCGGCTTCCGGAGCTCTTCGCCTGGGCGTTCGATCGCGCCTATGGAGAGCCGCTGGGGCACATTGCCTCGCCCGTGCGCGTGCACTCCTGGGTGGGCGGTGACATGGATGGCAACCCGCTGGTGACGCCCGAGGTGCTGGCGGACACCCTGCGCGCCCACCGGGCCCGCGGCCTGCGGATGTTGCTGCGCGACGTGGAGGCGCTGGGCGCCGCGCTGTCCCAGTCGGACCGGCGCGCGCCCCTTCCCGAGGCGCTGCGGCTCTCGCTGGAGAAGGATGGGGCGCTGTTGCCCGAGGTGGCCGAGCGGCAGGGGCCTCGCACCGCCGGCGAGCCGTGGCGGCGCAAGCTGCGCTTCATGGAGGCCCGGCTCCAGCTCGCGCTCCACCATGTGGAGGGAAGGCGCGTGGGCCACACGGAGCCGATGGCCGCCCAGGCCTACCGCTCCCCGTCCGCCTTCCTGGAGGATCTGGAGCTCATCGAGCGGACCCTCCTGGAGGTGAAAGCCTCCCGCGCCGGCGTGCGGCAGGTGCGGCGGGTGATGGAGCGGGTGCGCTCGCTGGGCTTCCACCTGGCGGAGCTGGAGTTCCGCGTGCCCGCGGAGGATGTGCTCAGCGCTCGGGCCTCGCTCAAGGGCGGCCCCGCGCCGACGGAGGGTGGGGCGCGGCTGCTCGCGATCCTGGACCGGGTCCGGGAGGCCCAGAGCGAGTCTGGCGAGGAGTGCTGCCGGACCTTCATCATGTCCATGGCCAGCACCGCCGAGGACGTGCTGGCGGCCTTCGAGTGTGCCAAGCACGCTGGGCTCTGGGATGAGGCGCGGGGCTGTGCCACCGTGGACATCGTCCCCCTGTTCGAGCAGCTCGGCGCGCTGGATGGAGGGCCCGAGGTGCTCAAGACCCTCTTCGCGGAGCCTGCCTACCGGCGCCACCTGGATGCGCGAGGCGTGCAGGAGGTGATGGTGGGCTACAGCGACTCGGGCAAGGAGGTGGGGTTGCTGGCAGCCTCCGCCGCCCTCCAGCGGGCGCAAGTCTCACTGGCCCGGGTGGCGAAGGAGGCGGGGGTTCCGCTGCGCCTCTTTCATGGACGCGGCGAGTCGGTGGCTCGCGGCGGTGGGCCCGCGCAGCAGGCCATTCTCTCCCTGCCTGCGGGGAGCCTCGCCGGGGGTTACAAGGCGACAGAGCAGGGCGAGGCCCTGGATCACAAGTACGCGCGGCCAGAGCTGGCCCGGCGCTCGCTGGAGCTGGTGCTGGCCGGGGTGCTGCTGCACACGATGGATGCCCAGCCCCGGCCCACGGAGGAGGACGAAGCGGCCTTCCGCCAGGTGTTCGATGCGCTGGCGGACAAGGGGCGGCGTGAGTACCGCGCGCTGGTCTGGGAGGATCCCCGCTTCATCGATTTCTTCACGGCGGCCACGCCCGTGGAGGAGATCTCCGCGTTGCCCATCGGTTCTCGCCCGAGCAAGCGCAAGGCAGGGGGGCTCGAGTCGCTGCGCGCCATTCCCTGGGTGTTCGCGTGGACGCAGAACCGGGCCATCTTGCCGGGCTGGTATGGGGTGGGCTCGGCGCTGGAGGAGTACGCGTCCAAGCCCGAGGGGCTGGCGCTGCTGAAGCGGATGTACCGGGAGTGGCCGTTCTTCCGGACCGTCATCGACAACGTGACGATGGTGCTGGCCAAGAGCGACATCGCCATTGCCTCGCGTTACGCGACGCTGGCACCGGCCTCCACCCGGCCGCTGTGGCGGCTCATCCGGGCTGAGCATGCGAGGACACGCCGTCAGGTGAAGCGCCTCACCGGCGAGGAGCGGCTGTTGGATCACAACCCGCGGCTCCAGCGCTCCATCGCCCTGCGCAACCCCTACGTGGACCCCATGTCCTTCCTCCAGGTGGAGCTGCTGCGGCGCAAGCGCGCGGGAGATCCCGACTGCGATCGGCCCCTGCTGCTCACGCTCAACGGCATCGCCGCCGGGTTGCGCAACACGGGGTGA
- a CDS encoding AbfB domain-containing protein, with amino-acid sequence MTSIKPLWITRLLTLTTLAALPGCIIETDSPNSPPVYSGCPSLEGSFIDGSVSLHNEAGGFFSLESYTYEGYYVRHADGQGMISLIETGLDMDDATFRVVPGLADDRCVSFESWNYPGSYLRQDHGEVWLDDGRAGGLFQEDATFCPRLGLADSHALSFESCNAPGMYLHHTDDILYVGDGSGWAFEEDATFLLTDPWSP; translated from the coding sequence ATGACTTCCATCAAGCCCCTCTGGATCACGCGCCTCCTGACCCTGACCACCCTCGCGGCCCTTCCCGGCTGCATCATCGAAACGGACTCTCCGAACAGCCCCCCGGTGTACAGCGGGTGCCCGTCCCTGGAAGGCTCCTTCATCGACGGGAGCGTCTCGCTCCACAACGAGGCGGGCGGCTTCTTCTCCCTGGAGTCGTATACCTACGAGGGTTACTACGTCCGTCACGCGGACGGTCAGGGGATGATTTCGCTCATCGAGACCGGCTTGGACATGGACGACGCCACGTTCCGCGTCGTCCCAGGTCTGGCGGATGACCGCTGTGTCTCCTTCGAGTCCTGGAACTACCCGGGCTCCTACCTGAGACAGGACCACGGCGAAGTCTGGCTGGATGACGGGCGCGCCGGTGGGCTCTTCCAGGAAGACGCCACCTTCTGCCCCCGGCTGGGCCTGGCGGACTCGCACGCGCTCAGCTTCGAGAGCTGCAACGCCCCAGGCATGTACCTCCACCACACCGATGACATCCTGTACGTCGGCGACGGGAGCGGGTGGGCCTTCGAGGAGGACGCCACCTTCCTCCTGACGGATCCCTGGTCGCCCTGA
- a CDS encoding Spy/CpxP family protein refolding chaperone, with amino-acid sequence MELLLEHTQDLGLTDAQSNSLESIHQALLQKNAPLKKTLEQLRPPPPMDGNQTRQGPPDEAMRARFEQAHDTLQQMKDNNDAAYSEAESLLSDEQKQKARALISQEIELREKHRESMQQRRRERMGPSGGSL; translated from the coding sequence GTGGAGCTGCTGCTCGAACACACCCAGGACCTGGGCCTCACGGACGCCCAGTCCAACAGCTTGGAATCCATCCACCAAGCCCTGCTCCAGAAGAATGCCCCGTTAAAAAAGACCCTGGAGCAATTGCGACCCCCTCCTCCCATGGATGGAAATCAAACCAGACAGGGCCCCCCAGACGAGGCGATGCGTGCCCGCTTCGAGCAGGCGCATGACACGCTGCAACAGATGAAAGACAACAATGACGCGGCGTACTCCGAGGCTGAAAGCCTGTTGAGTGATGAGCAAAAACAAAAGGCGCGCGCGCTCATCTCTCAAGAAATCGAACTGCGGGAAAAACACAGAGAGTCCATGCAGCAAAGACGGCGTGAGCGAATGGGCCCCAGCGGCGGCTCGCTTTGA
- a CDS encoding SDR family oxidoreductase: MSQDNVLVTGSTGHLGQEIVQFLLEKMPKHRIFASAREPRRAEALTQQGIEVRKADYFDFRSLVSSFEGIDKVFLVSTVAFTDRTAQHLQVIKAAQEAGVRHVLYTSIQRKGDSSQPIPWVTQSDLETERSLQESGLTYTILRNPLYLEALPLYLGNTVLEVGILATEGEGKAAFASRTDLAEASANILTQTGHENRDYTLNAGHPSSFQDIADALSELAGKPVALTKVTREAYVERQTKGGKPVPVAEFMADWLDAIQRGEFNQPDDTLEHVLGRKPVRLEAYLRSVYFPPNPSSKHRRPGA, from the coding sequence GTGAGCCAAGACAACGTGCTGGTGACGGGTTCGACAGGACATCTGGGCCAGGAGATCGTTCAGTTCCTCCTGGAGAAGATGCCAAAGCACAGGATCTTCGCCTCGGCCAGGGAGCCACGCCGGGCGGAGGCGTTGACGCAACAGGGCATCGAAGTGCGGAAGGCGGACTACTTCGACTTTCGCTCGCTCGTCTCGAGCTTTGAGGGAATCGACAAGGTGTTCTTGGTATCGACGGTGGCGTTCACCGATCGGACGGCTCAACACCTTCAAGTCATCAAGGCTGCCCAAGAAGCGGGGGTCCGCCATGTTCTCTATACGAGCATTCAACGCAAAGGGGATTCGTCCCAACCGATTCCCTGGGTGACCCAGAGCGATCTGGAGACGGAGCGGTCTCTCCAAGAGTCCGGGTTGACGTACACGATCTTGAGAAACCCACTCTATCTGGAGGCGCTGCCGCTCTATTTGGGCAACACGGTTCTCGAGGTGGGGATTCTCGCCACCGAGGGCGAGGGAAAGGCCGCGTTCGCCTCTCGCACGGATTTGGCGGAAGCCTCCGCGAACATTCTCACGCAGACAGGACATGAGAATCGGGATTACACCCTCAACGCAGGTCATCCCTCTTCGTTTCAGGACATCGCGGACGCGCTCTCGGAACTTGCTGGAAAGCCGGTAGCGCTCACGAAGGTGACGCGTGAAGCCTACGTCGAGCGGCAAACGAAGGGCGGCAAGCCGGTTCCAGTTGCGGAGTTCATGGCGGACTGGCTCGATGCCATCCAGAGGGGGGAGTTCAACCAGCCGGATGACACACTGGAGCACGTCCTGGGGCGAAAGCCTGTGCGGCTTGAGGCGTATCTGCGCTCTGTTTACTTCCCCCCGAATCCGAGCTCCAAACACAGACGCCCAGGAGCGTGA
- a CDS encoding galactose oxidase-like domain-containing protein translates to MVRRQSRVAWRAVWGVCVGLLGGPAAAQLPEVEGRWSPPLSWPLSAQHVHLLPDGQVMFFGDLAGSGQAPYVWDPSADTFTALPLPPFNVFGAGHSYLPDGRLLLTGGHAEPRVGENRAVLFNPSTGSWEPAPEMNDKRRYPTNTTLPNGDVLVLSGETVGSGGTNALPQRWVNDTQSWWNLSTAERKLPHSPRMFLAPNGKLFFAGAWRSNLWLDPEGTGTWFGATRSLFGGRAYGGAVYLDGKVLLVGGGDPPTDTVELIDLNQPSPTWTSQSPLSVARRHHNTTLLPDGSVLVTGGTRAGGFDDRQGAVLHAELWNPETHTWHSLASGSVYRGYHSTAVLLPDGRVLSAGGSESSAELFEPPYLFQGPRPTLQEAPDQLLPGTAFPVRTPEAAQIKKVTLLALGSSTHAFDQNQRFLTLPHSVTGDGLLVSAPESNVVAPPGPYLLFLVNEAGVPSVAKRVQIGKVASRFSSVIAFSDVWKYDDGNVDRGTAWLASDYDDSAWKSGPGQFGYGDGDEATVLTASTPTQPTVYFRKKITLDKPVLAARLEALFDDGLQVWVNGVPVYSKNVGHGLDFGKYASGSTSNEYRRESLSLNDVPLNVPFVVGENIVTALVKQVGPRSADLSFALGLQVQFENFQEEHQRAISFGESWEYDDSGLDPGPSWMAPTFDSASWKVGVGQFGYGDGDEATVLASTRPARPSTYFRKKIHLSGPVTSASLELLFEDGVAVFVNGTQVFTRNVGRMAHTKYATGSLENARETVELVLEPNPFVQGENTLAVVVKQVGATSPDLSFDLALDVGVQVRAP, encoded by the coding sequence ATGGTGCGAAGGCAATCCAGGGTTGCGTGGAGGGCAGTGTGGGGGGTGTGCGTCGGGCTGTTGGGAGGACCTGCGGCGGCGCAGCTTCCAGAGGTGGAGGGGCGGTGGTCACCGCCGTTGTCGTGGCCACTGTCCGCCCAGCACGTTCACCTGCTGCCGGATGGCCAGGTGATGTTCTTCGGAGACTTGGCCGGGAGCGGGCAGGCGCCGTACGTCTGGGATCCCTCCGCGGACACGTTCACGGCGCTTCCCCTTCCGCCCTTCAACGTCTTTGGGGCCGGCCACTCGTACCTTCCCGATGGCCGCCTGCTGCTCACGGGCGGGCATGCGGAGCCGCGCGTAGGAGAGAACCGCGCGGTTCTCTTCAACCCGTCGACGGGGAGTTGGGAGCCCGCGCCGGAGATGAACGACAAGCGCCGGTACCCCACCAACACCACGCTGCCGAACGGGGATGTCCTGGTGCTCTCCGGGGAGACGGTGGGTTCGGGGGGGACCAATGCGTTGCCTCAGCGGTGGGTCAACGACACCCAGTCGTGGTGGAACCTGTCCACCGCCGAGCGCAAGCTGCCGCACTCGCCCCGCATGTTCCTGGCGCCCAACGGCAAGCTCTTCTTCGCCGGTGCGTGGCGCTCCAACCTGTGGCTTGATCCCGAGGGCACGGGGACTTGGTTCGGCGCCACGCGCAGCCTCTTCGGTGGCAGGGCCTACGGGGGGGCCGTCTACCTCGATGGAAAGGTCCTCCTCGTGGGCGGCGGAGATCCCCCCACGGACACCGTGGAGCTCATCGATCTGAATCAGCCCTCGCCCACGTGGACGAGTCAGAGCCCCCTGAGCGTCGCCCGGCGTCACCACAACACGACGCTGTTGCCCGATGGCTCGGTGCTCGTGACGGGAGGCACCCGCGCCGGTGGATTCGATGACCGCCAGGGGGCCGTCCTCCATGCCGAGCTCTGGAATCCCGAGACCCACACGTGGCATTCGCTGGCCAGCGGGAGCGTCTATCGCGGTTACCACTCCACCGCCGTCCTGCTGCCCGATGGGCGCGTCCTGAGCGCGGGAGGAAGTGAGTCCTCCGCGGAACTCTTCGAGCCGCCCTATCTCTTCCAAGGGCCTCGTCCCACCCTCCAGGAGGCCCCGGACCAGCTCCTGCCGGGCACGGCCTTTCCCGTGCGCACCCCGGAAGCGGCTCAGATCAAGAAGGTGACCTTGCTGGCCCTGGGGTCCTCCACGCACGCCTTCGATCAGAACCAGCGGTTCCTCACGTTGCCTCACTCCGTGACGGGTGACGGGCTGCTCGTGAGCGCCCCCGAGAGCAACGTTGTGGCTCCTCCCGGGCCATACCTGCTCTTCCTGGTGAACGAGGCGGGTGTGCCCTCGGTGGCCAAGAGGGTGCAGATCGGCAAGGTGGCTTCCCGGTTCTCGAGCGTCATCGCCTTCAGCGATGTGTGGAAGTACGACGATGGCAACGTGGATCGGGGCACGGCCTGGCTTGCCAGCGACTACGATGACTCGGCGTGGAAGTCGGGCCCGGGCCAGTTCGGCTATGGCGATGGGGATGAGGCCACGGTGCTGACTGCCTCCACGCCCACCCAGCCCACGGTCTACTTCCGCAAGAAGATCACCCTGGACAAGCCTGTTCTCGCCGCCCGGCTCGAGGCGCTCTTCGATGACGGTTTGCAGGTGTGGGTCAACGGGGTGCCCGTCTATTCCAAGAACGTTGGCCACGGGCTCGACTTTGGAAAATACGCCTCGGGCTCCACGAGCAACGAGTACCGCCGCGAGAGCCTCTCGCTGAACGATGTTCCCCTCAATGTCCCCTTTGTCGTCGGGGAGAACATCGTCACGGCGCTGGTGAAGCAGGTGGGGCCCCGCTCGGCGGATCTCTCCTTTGCCCTGGGCTTGCAGGTGCAGTTCGAGAACTTCCAGGAGGAACACCAGCGGGCCATCTCCTTCGGGGAGAGCTGGGAGTACGACGACAGCGGCTTGGATCCGGGTCCGTCCTGGATGGCCCCAACGTTCGACAGCGCCTCCTGGAAGGTGGGGGTGGGCCAGTTCGGCTACGGCGATGGGGACGAGGCCACCGTGCTCGCCTCCACCCGGCCCGCCCGGCCGTCCACCTACTTCCGCAAGAAGATCCACCTCTCGGGGCCTGTCACCTCTGCCTCCCTGGAGCTCCTCTTCGAGGACGGTGTGGCCGTTTTCGTGAACGGCACCCAGGTGTTCACGCGCAATGTGGGACGCATGGCGCACACGAAGTACGCCACTGGCTCGCTGGAGAATGCGCGGGAGACAGTGGAGCTGGTGCTCGAGCCCAATCCCTTCGTGCAAGGGGAGAACACCCTCGCGGTGGTGGTGAAGCAGGTGGGGGCCACCTCTCCGGACCTCTCCTTTGATCTCGCGCTGGATGTCGGCGTTCAGGTCCGCGCGCCCTAG
- a CDS encoding TetR/AcrR family transcriptional regulator: MKLTKKQAASNRKAIVEAAAQMFRKRGVDGVGLNDLMKNAGFTRGGFYNHFESKEALVGEAFALSFDEALRTLAQTLSAAPPGEGEAFLAALTGYLSAPHRDAADGGCPTAAFVIDAARQGEEVQRAYAAGIERYLSLFETQMGAKKGASSKQDGARPRARAIEMLSGMMGALVLSRAVARVAPGLSEEILATGRSRLVRNNAP, translated from the coding sequence ATGAAGCTGACGAAGAAGCAGGCGGCCTCGAACCGGAAGGCGATCGTCGAGGCGGCGGCGCAGATGTTCCGGAAGCGGGGCGTCGACGGCGTTGGGCTCAACGATCTGATGAAGAACGCCGGCTTCACGCGCGGCGGCTTCTACAATCATTTCGAGTCCAAGGAGGCACTGGTGGGCGAGGCGTTCGCCCTGTCATTCGACGAGGCGCTTCGCACCCTCGCCCAGACCCTGAGTGCGGCTCCGCCAGGGGAGGGCGAGGCGTTTCTTGCCGCCTTGACCGGTTATCTCTCAGCCCCTCACCGGGATGCGGCGGATGGCGGCTGCCCAACGGCCGCGTTCGTCATCGATGCGGCGCGCCAGGGGGAGGAAGTCCAGCGTGCTTATGCCGCGGGGATCGAGCGCTACCTGAGCCTCTTCGAGACCCAGATGGGGGCGAAGAAGGGGGCCTCGTCCAAGCAGGACGGCGCCCGTCCCAGGGCCCGGGCGATCGAGATGCTGAGCGGGATGATGGGCGCGCTTGTCCTCTCCCGAGCTGTCGCGCGCGTTGCCCCCGGCTTGTCGGAGGAGATCCTGGCAACGGGGCGCAGCCGGCTCGTTCGCAACAACGCACCGTGA